A genomic segment from Mustela lutreola isolate mMusLut2 chromosome 15, mMusLut2.pri, whole genome shotgun sequence encodes:
- the SMG8 gene encoding nonsense-mediated mRNA decay factor SMG8, which produces MAGPVSLRELLMGASSWTGSESPEGSSTEGGGSVAGGPEPPWREDEICVVGIFGKTALRLNSEKFSLVNTVCDRQVFPLFRHQDPGDTGPGIRTEAGAVGEAGGAGDAGAGTGDSVRGGVAAAEGNRTEPGSQDYSLLQAYYNQESKVLYLLLTSICDNSQLLRACRALQSGEAGGGLSLPHAEAHEFWKHQEKLQCLSLLYLFSVCHILLLVHPTCSFDITYDRVFRALDGLRQKVLPLLKTAIKDCPVGKDWKLNCRPCPPRLLFLFQLNGALKVEPPRSQDPAHPDKPKKHSPKRRLQHALEDQIYRIFRKSRVLTNQSINCLFTVPANQAFVYIVPGSQEEDPVGMLLDQLRSHCTVKDPESLLVPAPLSGPRRYQVMRQHSRQQLSFHIDSSSSSSSGQLVDFTLREFLWQHVELVLSKKGFDDSVGRNPQPSHFELPTYQKWISAASKLYEVAIDGKEEDPGSPTGELTSKILSSIKVLEGFLDIDTKFSENRCQKALPMAHSAYQSNLPHNYTMTVHKNQLAQALRVYSQHARGPAFHKYAMQLHEDCYKFWSNGHQLCEERSLTDQHCVHKFHSLPKSGEKPEADRNPPVLYHNSRARSTGACNCGRKQAPRDDPFDIKAANYDFYQLLEEKCCGKLDHINFPVFEPSTPDPAPAKNESSPAPPDADADKLKEKEPQTQGESTSLSLALSLGQSTDSLGTYPADPQAGGDNPEVHGQGEVKTEKRPNLVDRQASTVEYLPGMLHSNCPKGLLPKFSSWSLVKLGPAKSYNFHTGLDQQGFIPGTNYLMPWDIVIRTRAEDEGDLDTNSWPAPNKAIPGKRSAVVMGRGRRRDDIARAFVGFEYEDSRGRRFMCSGPDKVMKVMGSGPKESALKALNSDMPLYILSSSQGRGLKPHYAQLMRLFVVVPDAPLQIILMPQVQPGPPPCPVFYPEKQEITLPPDGLWVLRFPYAYVTERGPCFPPKENVQLMSYKVLRGVLKAVTQ; this is translated from the exons ATGGCGGGTCCTGTCAGCTTGCGAGAGCTTCTAATGGGCGCTTCATCCTGGACCGGCTCTGAAAGTCCGGAGGGATCCTctacagaagggggagggagcgtGGCTGGCGGACCGGAGCCTCCTTGGCGAGAGGATGAGATCTGCGTGGTGGGAATCTTCGGCAAGACGGCTCTGCGACTGAATTCCGAAAAGTTCTCACTTGTGAATACGGTTTGCGACCGACAGGTCTTTCCCCTCTTTCGCCACCAAGATCCTGGGGACACGGGGCCTGGAATTAGGACCGAGGCTGGAGCCGTCGGGGAGGCTGGTGGAGCCGGAGACGCTGGGGCTGGGACGGGAGATTCGGTTCGGGGAGGTGTAGCTGCCGCTGAAGGTAACCGAACTGAGCCCGGCTCCCAGGACTACAGCCTTCTGCAGGCCTATTACAATCAGGAAAGCAAAGTTCTTTATCTTCTTCTCACTTCCATCTGTGACAATTCGCAGCTTCTGCGGGCTTGTCGTGCCCTTCAGAGCGGGGAAGCTGGAGGTGGCCTCTCTTTACCTCATGCAGAAGCGCACGAATTCTGGAAGCATCAAGAGAAGCTGCAGTGTCTCAGTCTCCTTTACcttttctctgtctgtcacatcCTGCTTCTGGTCCATCCTACTTGTTCCTTTGACATCACTTACGATCGAGTATTCAGAGCCCTGGATGGACTGAGACAGAAAGTACTGCCCCTTCTCAAAACAGCCATTAAGGATTGTCCAGTTGGCAAAGACTGGAAGCTAAACTGCCGACCTTGCCCACCTAgactccttttcctctttcaacTCAATGGAGCCCTCAAGGTGGAACCCCCTCGGAGCCAAGACCCAGCTCATCCAGACAAGCCCAAGAAGCATTCTCCCAAAAGGAGACTGCAACATGCCCTGGAGGACCAGATCTATAGAATCTTTAGGAAGAGTCGTGTCTTGACTAATCAGAGTATCAATTGCCTATTTACTGTGCCTGCCAACCAAGCTTTTGTGTACATAGTTCCGGGTAGCCAAGAGGAGGACCCAGTAGGCATGTTGCTGGACCAACTCAGGAGTCATTGTACTGTGAAGGACCCAGAATCTTTGCTGGTGCCTGCACCCCTTTCTGGGCCCAGGCGATACCAGGTGATGAGGCAGCATAGCCGACAGCAGCTATCTTTCCACATTGACAGCAGCAGTTCCAGTTCTTCTGGGCAGTTAGTGGATTTTACCCTTCGGGAATTTCTATGGCAGCATGTGGAGCTAGTCCTAAGCAAGAAAGGTTTTGATGACAGTGTGGGCAGGAACCCACAGCCTTCCCATTTTGAACTTCCCACTTACCAGAAGTGGATCTCAGCAGCTTCAAAACTGTATGAAGTAGCTATTGATGGGAAAGAGGAGGACCCGGGGTCTCCCACTGGGGAGCTAACATCTAAGATTTTAAGCAGTATTAAAGTCTTGGAAGGGTTTTTGGATATTGACACCAAATTCTCAGAAAACCGGTGCCAAAAAGCTTTACCCATGGCCCATAGTGCTTATCAGTCAAATTTGCCTCATAATTACACAATGACTGTCCATAAAAATCAGCTTGCTCAGGCTCTTCGAGTGTATAGTCAACATGCCAGGGGTCCTGCCTTTCACAAATATGCCATGCAGTTACACGAAGACTGCTACAAGTTTTGGAGCAATGGCCATCAGCTCTGTGAGGAGAGGAGTTTAACTGATCAACACTGTGTACACAAATTTCACTCATTACCTAAATCAG GAGAAAAACCAGAAGCCGATAGGAATCCTCCCGTGCTGTATCACAATAGCCGAGCTCGATCTACTGGTGCCTGTAACTGTGGAAGGAAACAGGCACCTCGAGATGATCCCTTTGATATCAAGGCAGCTAACTATGACTTTTATCAG CTTCTGGAAGAAAAATGTTGTGGAAAATTGGATCATATCAATTTCCCAGTATTTGAACCAAGTACACCAGATCCTGCTCCTGCCAAAAATGaatcttctcctgcccctccagATGCAGATGCTgataaacttaaagaaaaagaacctcaaacccaaggagagagcacaagcctgaGTTTAGCTTTGAGTTTAGGCCAGTCCACAGATAGTTTAGGTACCTATCCAGCTGATccacaagcaggaggagataATCCAGAAGTTCATGGTCAAGGAGAAGTAAAAACTGAGAAGAGACCAAATTTAGTTGATAGACAGGCATCCACAGTAGAGTATCTTCCAGGCATGCTACATTCAAATTGTCCTAAAGGTCTCCTACCAAAATTCTCCAGTTGGTCATTGGTTAAGCTAGGCCCTGCTAAGTCTTATAACTTTCATACAGGTTTAGACCAACAGGGCTTTATTCCAGGAACAAACTATCTTATGCCTTGGGACATTGTCATCAGGACTAGAGCTGAGGATGAAGGAGACTTAGACACAAATTCTTGGCCTGCTCCAAATAAAGCTATTCCTGGAAAGAGAAGTGCAGTTGTAATGGGAAGAGGAAGACGGAGAGATGACATAGCTCGAGCATTTGTGGGCTTTGAGTATGAAGACTCTAGAGGTCGGAGGTTTATGTGCTCAGGACCTGACAAAGTAATGAAAGTAATGGGAAGTGGGCCAAAGGAGTCTGCTTTAAAAGCCTTGAATAGTGATATGCCCTTATATATTCTGTCATCATCTCAGGGTAGAGGGCTAAAACCACATTATGCTCAACTTATGAGGCTTTTTGTTGTAGTTCCCGATGCTCCTTTGCAGATAATACTAATGCCCCAG GTTCAGCCAGGCCCACCACCGTGTCCAGTATTCTACCCAGAGAAACAAGAAATCACTCTCCCACCAGATGGCCTCTGGGTTTTGAGATTTCCTTACGCCTATGTGACTGAGAGAGGACCTTGTTTCCCTCCTAAGGAAAACGTGCAGTTAATGAGTTACAAGGTGCTCCGTGGAGTTCTTAAAGCAGTAACACAATGA